One stretch of Ptiloglossa arizonensis isolate GNS036 chromosome 7, iyPtiAriz1_principal, whole genome shotgun sequence DNA includes these proteins:
- the LOC143149436 gene encoding uncharacterized protein LOC143149436 — protein sequence MAPRGAICLLLATLTLRGIQCNTRYFVKMRTNASELFKTKADNSRVLGEPIAATSNRPSYRETKTDFQAEDERTIKDFPRPGKEQRNAFETSTFNPDVLNKFLEEYANKIKTTTEKYPRYPFKILKPAEPLTLQVDDQTTHSIGTPYDQETKFEEDASNSTPAENLVSETLNDTLKRNKYYGANSYEDRNGWVTLEAIPWSKSKISKWQATASTQRPWPEVKPWDKPSIGKPWASDYSVRPIVENNKPWYEKPKPTWPENGNEKPWQKPTSRPSYYPDKNEENQAQKWPPERPSWNKYTDRPNSEIITDNRPANFPNNWNRPQPTKPSYQFLDRYTDKNQGEEGNDWHDFPTRYDDRLRPSTERPGFSQYQYVNNHPQTYPGNSDGQWVLLSTNRGYSKSRQRSIKIDATNQQPVNGTRSVTGNRNEHDPAIAVMTSKRQVRLTVLPSINGTNTTTSHGGLLEVEKTFKTVDQSRKEYEMERQTLPAILKKRPIRNTLGNQPSSSAVLAAVGAGILPATMAMMIPMILGRRKRDLAPSESRLPDHHDSVLNIRAPANKHRAQGTRHK from the exons ATGGCGCCGAGAGGAGCGATCTGCCTGCTGCTCGCGACCTTGACCCTGAGGGGGATCCAATGCAACACGAGGTACTTCGTGAAGATGAGGACGAACGCGTCCGAGCTGTTCAAGACGAAAGCCGACAACTCGAGGGTACTCGGAGAGCCGATCGCGGCCACGAGCAATCGTCCATCCTATCGTGAAACAAAGACCGACTTTCAGGCGGAGGACGAGAGAACGATCAAGGATTTCCCCAGGCCCGGGAAGGAGCAGAGGAACGCGTTCGAGACCTCCACGTTCAATCCCGACGTGTTGAACAAGTTTCTCGAGGAGTACGCGAACAAGATAAAAACCACCACCGAGAAGTATCCCAGATATCCCTTCAAGATCCTCAAGCCCGCCGAGCCCCTCACTCTCCAAGTGGACGATCAAACCACGCACTCCATCGGCACGCCCTACGATCAAGAAACCAAGTTCGAAGAAGACGCCTCGAACAGTACACCTGCCGAGAATTTG GTAAGCGAGACCCTGAACGACACCCTGAAGAGGAACAAATACTACGGAGCGAATTcgtacgaagatagaaacggttgGGTCACTCTGGAAGCGATTCCATGGTCGAagagtaaaatttcaaaatggcAAGCGACCGCTAGTACCCAACGCCCCTGGCCGGAAGTGAAACCATGGGACAAACCGAGCATAGGGAAACCTTGGGCCTCCGACTACTCCGTTAGGCCGATCGTTGAAAACAATAAACCGTG GTACGAGAAGCCGAAGCCAACCTGGCCGGAAAACGGTAACGAGAAACCATGGCAGAAACCGACTTCGCGTCCGTCCTATTATCCGGACAAAAACGAGGAGAATCAGGCTCAAAAATGGCCGCCAGAGAGGCCATCGTGGAACAAGTACACCGATCGTCCCAACAGCGAAATAATCACCGACAATCGTCCCGCGAACTTCCCCAATAATTGGAACAGACCTCAGCCAACGAAGCCCAGTTACCAGTTCCTCGATCGGTACACCGACAAGAATCAGGGAGAGGAAGGCAACGACTGGCACGATTTCCCTACGAGATACGACGATCGACTTCGACCTTCCACGGAGAGGCCCGGCTTCTCTCAATATCAGTACGTTAACAATCACCCGCAGACCTATCCTGGAAACAGTGACGGACAATGGGTTCTCTTGTCGACGAACAGAGGCTACTCGAAGTCCAGGCAGCGCTCGATCAAGATCGACGCGACGAACCAACAACCGGTGAACGGGACCAGGAGTGTCACCGGGAACAGGAACGAGCACGATCCGGCGATCGCTGTGATGACTTCGAAACGACAG GTCAGGCTGACGGTGTTGCCGTCGATCAACGGCACGAATACCACCACGTCTCACGGGGGCTTGCTGGAAGTGGAAAAGACCTTCAAGACCGTGGACCAGAGCCGAAAGGAGTACGAGATGGAGAGACAGACCTTGCCCGCTATACTGAAGAAGAGACCTATCCGGAATACGCTGGGCAATCAACCGTCTAGCTCCGCTGTACTGGCAGCCGTCGGTGCAG gaATCTTACCGGCAACTATGGCAATGATGATACCGATGATTCTTGGCCGTAGAAAGAGGGACCTCGCGCCTTCCGAGTCGAGACTACCCGATCATCACGATTCGGTCTTGAATATCCGTGCTCCCGCGAACAAGCATCGAGCCCAAGGTACGAGGCACAAATAG